One Actinomycetota bacterium DNA segment encodes these proteins:
- a CDS encoding ribbon-helix-helix protein, CopG family yields the protein MKTAISIPDDLFAEADRLARESNQSRSQLYSRAVREYVARHSAESVTAALDIVCAEVSPVDTAFVSAAARETLGRTEW from the coding sequence ATGAAGACGGCCATCTCCATACCCGACGACCTGTTCGCCGAAGCCGACCGGCTCGCTCGGGAGTCGAACCAGTCGCGCAGCCAGCTGTACAGCCGTGCGGTGCGGGAGTACGTCGCCCGTCACTCGGCCGAGAGCGTCACTGCGGCGCTGGACATCGTCTGCGCTGAGGTATCACCGGTCGACACCGCCTTCGTGTCGGCAGCGGCACGCGAGACGCTCGGGCGGACCGAGTGGTGA
- a CDS encoding helix-turn-helix transcriptional regulator has product MLLASSSLACYPDRMNPASDIGAALVAARRALGVSQRELGERLGVKQSQVARWERDAYRPASLERVEAVARALGIELTTQGSVAAEDASQYGCAIAVTREDRDAAVREARRAGVTPEEYVHRALLAALPPDAGAPWMRYAGIVESGDPRASGTVDEVVYGHED; this is encoded by the coding sequence ATGCTTCTCGCGTCATCATCACTCGCGTGTTATCCTGACCGCATGAACCCCGCATCTGACATCGGCGCCGCACTCGTGGCCGCGCGCAGGGCGCTCGGCGTCTCGCAGCGCGAGCTCGGCGAGCGGCTGGGCGTGAAGCAGTCGCAGGTCGCGCGCTGGGAGCGCGACGCATACCGGCCCGCTTCCCTGGAGCGCGTGGAGGCGGTGGCCCGCGCGCTCGGGATCGAGCTGACGACGCAGGGCTCGGTCGCGGCGGAGGACGCGTCGCAGTACGGATGCGCGATCGCGGTCACCCGCGAGGACCGGGACGCCGCCGTGCGCGAGGCGCGTCGTGCGGGCGTCACGCCCGAGGAGTACGTCCACCGCGCCTTGCTCGCCGCCCTGCCGCCGGACGCCGGCGCTCCGTGGATGCGCTACGCGGGCATCGTCGAGAGCGGAGACCCGCGCGCGAGCGGCACCGTCGACGAGGTCGTGTACGGCCATGAGGACTGA
- a CDS encoding type II toxin-antitoxin system VapC family toxin — protein sequence MRTEAYVDTSALIAFMDRTDAHHAAFRSLFADPPPLVTTPLVIAEGHAWFLRRFDRALALRFLALVEDLAPLTVVPVGPAEQAAATELLRRFADQDLTIADAVGLHVMRARRVSACWSTDRHLGLTGVPLAVRER from the coding sequence ATGAGGACTGAGGCGTACGTCGACACCTCGGCGCTGATCGCGTTCATGGACCGCACCGACGCGCACCATGCGGCGTTCCGCTCGCTGTTCGCCGACCCGCCTCCGCTGGTGACCACCCCGCTCGTGATCGCCGAGGGCCACGCGTGGTTCCTGCGGCGCTTCGACCGTGCGCTCGCGCTGCGGTTCCTCGCGCTCGTGGAGGACCTCGCACCGCTCACCGTCGTGCCGGTCGGCCCTGCCGAGCAGGCGGCAGCCACAGAGCTGCTGCGCCGGTTCGCCGACCAGGACCTGACGATCGCGGACGCCGTCGGGCTGCACGTGATGCGAGCGAGGCGTGTGAGCGCATGCTGGTCGACCGACCGGCACCTCGGACTGACGGGCGTGCCGCTGGCGGTGCGGGAACGCTGA
- a CDS encoding type II toxin-antitoxin system PemK/MazF family toxin — MVISQGDVWWAELGEPSGSEPGFRRPVVVIQGDSFNRSRIPTTVCVSLTSDLRWADAPGNVLLPAAATGLPKDSVANVSQIVTLDRASLTDRAGALTDAKLDLVLAGVDVVLGR, encoded by the coding sequence GTGGTGATCTCTCAGGGCGACGTGTGGTGGGCCGAACTCGGTGAGCCGTCAGGCTCCGAGCCGGGCTTCAGGCGTCCGGTCGTCGTCATCCAGGGCGACTCGTTCAACCGGAGCCGCATCCCCACGACGGTGTGCGTCTCGCTCACGAGCGACCTGCGTTGGGCTGACGCGCCGGGCAACGTGCTGCTTCCGGCAGCGGCTACCGGACTGCCGAAGGACTCGGTCGCGAACGTGTCACAGATCGTCACGCTCGACCGCGCGTCGCTGACTGACCGCGCGGGGGCTCTGACGGATGCGAAGCTCGATCTCGTGCTCGCCGGCGTCGACGTCGTTCTCGGACGCTAG